In Phaseolus vulgaris cultivar G19833 chromosome 10, P. vulgaris v2.0, whole genome shotgun sequence, a single genomic region encodes these proteins:
- the LOC137814802 gene encoding uncharacterized protein, which translates to MRSLATVKEVQQLTGRMTALSRFLSAGEDKGYLYFQCLKKNHRFTWTHEFEDAFLKLKEYLASPLVLFTDREINLVIVQEQNQTQRPIYFVSKVLQGSEVRYQAIEKAALAMYESRGPIKGQVYVDFVVELSSEATQVDGGDFQFVLSVDGSSNQQGSGADIILKGPNRLLIEHALRFAFKDNNNQADYEALVAGMLLAKELGARRLLIKSDLLLVTGQVIGDY; encoded by the exons ATGAGGAGCCTTGCCacggtgaaggaagtacaacagctgACTGGGCGTATGACCGCCTTGTCTAGGTTTTTATCAGCAGGAGAAGATAAGGGGTACCTTTACTTCCAGTGCTTGAAGAAGAACCATCGTTTCACATGGACCCACGAGTTTGAAGATGCGTTCCttaagttgaaggagtacctggccagcCCACTTGTCCTAT TTACAGATCGAGAAATCAACTTGGTCATCGTGCAGGAGCAGAATCAGACTCAAAGGCCTAtttacttcgtgagcaaggtgcTACAAGGGTCGGAGGTACGATATCAAGCCATCGAAAAGGCAGCCTTGGCAATG TACGAATCCAGGGGGCCTATCAAGGGTCAGGTATATGTTGATTTCGTGGTAGAGCTATCTTCAGAAGCCACCCAGGTAGACGGTGGTGATTTTCAGTTTGtcctctcggtggatggatcttccaaccaacaaggtagTGGGGCTGACATCATTCTAAAGGGACCTAACAGACTGTTGATCGAACATGCcctgagatttgccttcaaggACAACAATAACCAAGCTGACTATGAAGCCTTGGTAGCTGGAATGTTGTTGGCCAAAGAACTGGGCGCTCGCAGATTGTTGATAAAAAGTGACTTGTTGTTGGTGACCGGGCAAGTCATAGGTGATTACTag